In Chrysiogenia bacterium, the genomic stretch GCGAGCTGATCCTCAAGCATGTCGGCGTGGAGGTGATCGAGCTGCGCGCCACCGATGTCTCCCCCAAAGAGCTGGGCAAGCGCCTGGGAATCGAGCCGGACACCTGCGAGTGCTCCGGGGACACGCTTTTCGTCTTTCTGCGCGAAGCAGGCGCGGTGCCGCCCGAGCTGCGCGAGTACGACGACCTGCACTTCCTTCACCGCCGCGCGACGCTCGAAGACGTATTCCTGCGCCTTACCGGCCGGGACCTGCGGGAGTAAGCCGTGCCGGATTCTCTCATCAAGGACCTCCTGCACCTACCCCGCGTGGGCGTGCGCGCGCTGGCCGTATGGAAGCGGCACCTTCGCGTATGGCTCAAGGGCGCGGTGTGGAGCGGCGTGTTCGGCGACCTGATCGAACCGGTGATCTATTTATTCGGCCTGGGCTACGGCCTGGGCGCCTTCGTCAGCGAGATCAACGGGGAGAGCTACATTCACTACGTGGCGCCGGGCCTGCTGGCCATGGGGGTGATGTGGAGCGCTTCGTTTGAAAATACCTACGGGTCTTTCACCCGCATGGAGCGCCAGAAGACCTTCAGCGCCATCATGATGACCCCGGTCTCGCTCGAAGAGGTCGTCGCGGGGGAGGTCCTCTTTGGCGCGACGAAATCTCTGGTTGGCTCGTTCATGATGCTGATCGTGCTCGGCGCCATGGGACTGGCCGACTTTCCCGGCGCGCTCTGGTTGATTCCCCTTGCCATGCTCATCGGGCTGGCGCACGCGGCGATTGCCCTCACGGTCACGGCGCTCTCGCCGAGTTATGATTTCTTTACCTACTACTTCACGGTCATCCTGACGCCCGTCCTGCTTCTCTCTGGGGCGTGGTTCCCTCTCGAGCGGATGCACCCGGTATTGCAGCAGGCCTCCGAAGTCCTTCCGCTCACCCACGCGGTGCGCGCGGCGCGGATCATTTTGAGCGGCGGTCCCGGCGGCGCCCTGCTTCCGAGCCTGCTCGTGTTGGCCCTGTATGCGGTGCTCTTCTTCACCCTGAGCGCGAACATCATTCGCCGGCGGCTGATTACCTGATACGGCGTCTTTATATTCTCGCCCGACCCTGAAACGCCGCCGCAATCTATTTGTCACACGTGCGAAGCCGGCGCTTCACAAACCCCCGCTACCATGCGCCCCGTTATGATGAGGGTGCATGCGATGCAGACTGCAACTTCGATTCAGCCTGATAAATTCGAGAGCATCGCCGATCTGATC encodes the following:
- a CDS encoding ABC transporter permease produces the protein MPDSLIKDLLHLPRVGVRALAVWKRHLRVWLKGAVWSGVFGDLIEPVIYLFGLGYGLGAFVSEINGESYIHYVAPGLLAMGVMWSASFENTYGSFTRMERQKTFSAIMMTPVSLEEVVAGEVLFGATKSLVGSFMMLIVLGAMGLADFPGALWLIPLAMLIGLAHAAIALTVTALSPSYDFFTYYFTVILTPVLLLSGAWFPLERMHPVLQQASEVLPLTHAVRAARIILSGGPGGALLPSLLVLALYAVLFFTLSANIIRRRLIT
- a CDS encoding nodulation factor ABC transporter ATP-binding protein NodI (involved in the export of lipooligosaccharides during nodulation), whose protein sequence is ELILKHVGVEVIELRATDVSPKELGKRLGIEPDTCECSGDTLFVFLREAGAVPPELREYDDLHFLHRRATLEDVFLRLTGRDLRE